The following coding sequences are from one Lolium rigidum isolate FL_2022 chromosome 6, APGP_CSIRO_Lrig_0.1, whole genome shotgun sequence window:
- the LOC124664345 gene encoding uncharacterized protein LOC124664345: MNWSACSTAIPVNLPFTAFRRRCRQLLHRITRENKAKLGASPNNDPISHLLSMTDDHGDRCDTFSVLWWGWTRKTNAPPNRGILMLTGSGTTEALLHVDNREEDYMAARRSCSSYTQQPGARDKSYGGAATGHTVAPHASPVICSGLSRRGGLYGSWKKL; this comes from the exons ATGAACTGGAGCGCATGTTCGACCGCAATCCCGGTGAACCTGCCGTTTACGGCGTTCAGGCGAAGGTGTCGACAGCTGCTCCACCGGATCACGCGAGAGAACAAGGCTAAGCTGGGGGCCTCGCCGAACAACGACCCCATTAGCCATCTGCTCAGCATGACAGACGACCATGGCGACCGATGCGACACGTTCAGCGTATTGTGGTGGGGCTGGACGCG AAAAACTAATGCTCCTCCTAATCGTGGCATCCTGATGCTAACGGGTTCAGGAACAACGGAGGCCTTGCTCCACGTG GATAATCGCGAGGAGGACTATATGGCAGCTCGAAGAAGCTGTAGTAGCTACACGCAGCAGCCTGGTGCTCGTGACAAAAGCTACGGCGGTGCTGCTACTGGGCACACCGTGGCCCCCCATGCATCTCCGGTGATCTGCTCAG GATTATCACGACGAGGAGGACTATATGGTAGCTGGAAGAAGCTGTAG